From a region of the Geothrix sp. 21YS21S-2 genome:
- a CDS encoding CaiB/BaiF CoA-transferase family protein: MSHLLSHYKILDFSRILAGPFATQLLADFGAEVLKIEPPSGDPTRGWGPPFEAGTGESAYFRCANRGKRSLAMDLEDEGCKAILAELMTTADVLVENFLPDSAEALGLTWEQIHDRYPKLIVASVRGFASDVPAARRPGYDFVLQAESGLMSITGEAPGAPMKTGVAVVDVIAGLYLANGIQAAMLHRERTGEAIHVEVPLMEAALASLVNVAAETLMTGEAPRRMGNGHPHIVPYQTFACSDGNIALGCGSDRQFELLAMWAGIDLEREPGWRSNRGRVTDRGRLLPILEAHFRRSTVEAATTFCDHHAIPASRVRTVDDVLFREAGNLHHLVTTLYDEAGGRMIPMLASPVLFNDLRARSRIPPPRLPE, encoded by the coding sequence GTGTCACACCTCCTCTCCCACTACAAGATCCTGGATTTCTCCCGCATCCTGGCGGGACCGTTCGCCACGCAGCTGCTGGCGGACTTCGGCGCCGAGGTCCTGAAGATCGAGCCCCCCTCGGGGGACCCCACCCGGGGCTGGGGCCCGCCCTTCGAGGCGGGCACGGGCGAGAGCGCCTACTTCCGCTGCGCCAACCGCGGCAAGCGGAGCCTGGCCATGGACCTGGAGGACGAGGGCTGCAAGGCCATCCTGGCCGAGCTGATGACCACCGCCGACGTGCTGGTGGAGAACTTCCTCCCGGATTCCGCGGAGGCCCTGGGCCTCACCTGGGAGCAGATCCACGACCGGTATCCCAAGCTCATCGTGGCCTCGGTGCGCGGCTTCGCCTCGGACGTGCCCGCGGCGAGGCGCCCCGGCTACGACTTCGTCCTGCAGGCCGAGAGCGGCCTCATGTCCATCACCGGCGAGGCCCCCGGCGCCCCCATGAAGACCGGCGTGGCCGTGGTGGACGTCATCGCGGGCCTCTACCTCGCCAACGGGATCCAGGCCGCCATGCTCCACCGGGAGCGCACCGGCGAGGCGATCCACGTGGAGGTGCCCCTGATGGAAGCCGCCCTGGCCTCCCTGGTGAACGTGGCCGCCGAGACCCTCATGACCGGGGAGGCCCCCCGGCGCATGGGCAACGGGCACCCCCACATCGTCCCCTACCAGACCTTCGCGTGCAGCGACGGAAACATCGCCCTGGGCTGCGGCAGCGACCGCCAGTTCGAACTTCTGGCCATGTGGGCCGGCATCGACCTGGAGCGGGAGCCCGGGTGGCGCTCCAACCGGGGCCGCGTCACGGACCGCGGGCGGCTCCTGCCGATCCTGGAGGCGCATTTCCGCAGGTCCACGGTGGAGGCCGCCACGACCTTCTGCGACCACCACGCCATCCCGGCCAGCCGGGTGCGCACCGTGGACGACGTCCTCTTCCGCGAGGCCGGGAACCTGCACCACCTCGTCACGACCCTCTACGACGAGGCCGGGGGCCGCATGATCCCCATGCTGGCCTCCCCCGTGCTCTTCAACGACCTGCGGGCCCGGTCCCGGATCCCTCCGCCCCGGCTTCCGGAATGA
- a CDS encoding DciA family protein, giving the protein MRRPGSRDLVPLRAASGLPADPQARVEARLRHGWLLVVGPALVKHTRLLRVSRGTLVVGCWQPQIIPSLRKSVEAVWPQVQERLRRMWKLDMRAMEIVPCDPPEADKPAPARREPDAFKAVLELLRARHKG; this is encoded by the coding sequence ATGAGGCGCCCCGGATCCCGGGACCTCGTCCCCCTGCGGGCCGCCTCCGGCCTCCCCGCGGATCCCCAGGCCCGCGTCGAGGCCCGCCTGCGCCACGGCTGGCTCCTGGTGGTGGGCCCCGCCCTGGTCAAGCACACACGGCTCCTGCGCGTGAGCCGGGGCACCCTGGTGGTGGGCTGCTGGCAGCCGCAGATCATCCCCAGCCTCCGGAAGTCCGTCGAGGCCGTCTGGCCCCAGGTCCAGGAGCGCCTGCGGCGCATGTGGAAACTCGACATGCGCGCCATGGAGATCGTCCCCTGCGACCCGCCCGAGGCCGATAAACCAGCGCCGGCGCGCCGGGAGCCCGACGCCTTCAAGGCCGTCCTTGAGCTTTTGAGGGCCCGGCACAAAGGGTGA